The genome window GATCCAGCTAGGCTTTTCCTAATTCTATTCTTTGCTGTTGAGTTAATTAACAAGCAACTCATCCCAATGAgtctgttgtttttaatgaccAGAATGAGACGTTGTGTAGCTGCTGCACCGAATTAGACCTAAAACCAGGTTATCCAAGAACCCCTCATTGGACACATTACAGTAAACAATTAGGTTCTAATAGATGGTTGTGGTAAACTGGGATGAGTTGGCCATTTATAAACATGTTTAGGAAATTAAGAAATAGCAGAATTCCAAATAATATGATGGTTTCCATTTGAAACGATGTAACCTGccattaatgaatcaataattacACACAAAATATTCACAAgtaaaactataataataataataataataagtagatAAGAATACAAAATAAGTGTAAGTGTCCAGTGCTATTGTTGTCGTGACTTAGTTAAAAGCTGCGCAAGTTAATGACATGATTATACATGATCATggatgtataaaataaatatatatgactatacatacaaaatatataaaacattaaataaattatatgaAATTGTAttacaaaatgaatacaaaaatacaaacaaaataaataatgataaatatatataaaggtgAGCTGTGTTGAGTGAGCATGTGATTGGCTCTGCGCATTTCAAAATGTGAATCCCGCGGACGGATGTTGTGTCGCGATAGGTTTCCTTTCTTCTTGTGTAGCTGGCGACCACTTCCTGTTACATGACGACGACGGCGTTGatacaaaaagagagaaggaaaacaggAAAATACCTTTCTCAGCGAGAACAGTGTAAACTTATGATAAATAGCCAGATATATATTAACGGGTTGCGTTGTGTGGCGACATAACTAACAATTTATCTTACATTGGTCTGATTGGATGACGTTTGAGCCGTGAAAGATCACAAATATTTGGAGTTTATTGTTCTTCGCCTGCTCCCTCCAGCTAAGCTATATCTGTGTTGTTCTACGCTACTTAGccgagctagctaacgttagctagcacTGGATGCCAAcgctgtttgtgtgttcttaGTCCTCAATTAGCAAACGGATAGAAAGGAAATAGCTCCGTTAATCCGTTCAGTTTGCAGCTGGACTCAGCTAACCTCTTCTTGCTCGGTGACATTAGTTGGGCGAGAATGGCAACATCGGCTCTGTACGCCTGTACGAAGTGTAACCAGCGGTACCCCTTTGAGGAGCTGTCGCAGGGCCAGCAGCTGTGCAaggtatctgcatgtgtgtgtgatcgagGATGActggaaacaacaacaatcccGAGTTTTGTGGATGTTTTGCCAGTTTATGGCCGACTGGGTGTGATGGTGTTACGACAAGTCAGATTATGtaacagcatttatttttgcaacccGAAAGCGCTAATACAGTGACTGTAATCTTGTTGTTTAGATAATTCCGTAATTGTTTTTTCCGTGAGACGATCCTGTTCCACATTTCTATCTGCTGAACATTAATTAATGAGGCatcaaaagaataataattgtTATGTATTGCTATCGTTTTACATACTGGCCAACTTGTTGCTCTTGTTGCCGTgttcaggctttttttttttctgttagagaaatgtgtttatgtatttcacTGCTGTCAGCACTGatttgatatttgtttcaaaGTGGACAGCGTTATCACTTCGGAAACATCCTTCCAGCACTAGAGAGGTTTCTCCAGAATAATTAGAGAACTTTTCTTTGCATGATAGTTAAAGCACAAGGTCAATGTACACACTAAAGAAATTACACttagatttatatatttctttactatTTAAAGACCCACACCTTGTTAATTGTGCTTATTTTCCCACACCGTCCAGCCCTACTGCAATACTGTGTTAGGTtgacaaacaaaagcagttGCATTAAAAGATtgtcttcatttcttttatACACCCAAATAGTCATGTGTTGTTATTTCCACAGATGTTGTTGCTCACAAAAGGAGTTATGAGGCGGTGTTGTTTTTGATGTGTCTATTGTAATAACACAATTACaatcataaaacatttctttgttttgttgccgCAGGAGTGTCGCATCGCGCATCCAATAGTGAAGTGTACATTCTGCAGATCTGAGTTTCAGCAGGAAAGGTGAGATATGTCCTCTCAGTTATGAATTTCAGTGTTAATTTATGCAATTATTAATAGTGAATGTCTTTGCATtttatgtcatttgttttgttctttacaGTAAAACCAATACAATCTGCAAAAAGTGTGCTCAGAACGTCAAACAGTTTGGAACAGTGAGTAACAAGTTTTTTCTTGAAGCACTTTGAACATCAATTGTATTTATCGAgttgcacttacatttgttttgcagtcCATGACGTGTAAATACACCTTTTAACATTGTATTTTGTCCGTCTTTACAGCCCAAACCCTGTCAGTACTGTAACATCATTGCTGCTTTTATTGGGACAAAATGCCAGCGTTGCACTAACTCAGAGAAGAAATATGGACCTCCACAGACCTGTGAGCAGTGCAAACAGCAGTGCGCATTTGACCGTAAGGAGGAGGGCAGGAGAAAGGTACgacccttacacacacacacacacacacacacacacacacacacacacacacacacacacacacacacacagtctaatTTGACAGTGAATGTGTAACAGCTAATCTAATATGAAATACTATCTTGTCTTACAGGTGGACGGGAAACTGCTGTGCTGGCTCTGTACTCTGTCCTACCGCCGTGTCCTGCAGAAGACCAAGGAGCAGAGGAAGGGCTTCGGCTCCTCCAACTCCTCATCCCTGAACGAGAAAGACCACCACTCCAGAcctcaccatcatcaccaccaccaccaacacagacacagcagcTCTCATCACAAGTACGTCCTCTGTCTTGTCACTGTTCGTTTTCACAGAATAATTCAATGATTTGTCTCGTGTTTTATGctatatattgttgtttaccgGATGTCGGGAAAAGTTGAAAATTGGAGCCAACTGACAGTTAACTTGTCTTTCGCAGACTAAGTGGGAGTTTGAGTCCTGAGCAGGAGCAGGGACTGTGGAAACAGAGGTAACACTTTCCTTCTCATTTGGACTGCATAATATATAGCAAGAAAATGTTCTAGGTCCAAATTGTACATTgtcattttgattttctttccaGCCATAAATCTTCTTCAATCCAGAAGGAGACTCCAAAGAAGAAACCAAAACTGGAGATGAAGCCATCCAACGGGGACAGGTATTAtaagttttattaaaaaaaaaaaaatgcacattCCTTTTGCAATCATCCTGATGATTCTTTTTCTTC of Cottoperca gobio chromosome 14, fCotGob3.1, whole genome shotgun sequence contains these proteins:
- the fam76b gene encoding protein FAM76B isoform X1, whose protein sequence is MATSALYACTKCNQRYPFEELSQGQQLCKECRIAHPIVKCTFCRSEFQQESKTNTICKKCAQNVKQFGTPKPCQYCNIIAAFIGTKCQRCTNSEKKYGPPQTCEQCKQQCAFDRKEEGRRKVDGKLLCWLCTLSYRRVLQKTKEQRKGFGSSNSSSLNEKDHHSRPHHHHHHHQHRHSSSHHKLSGSLSPEQEQGLWKQSHKSSSIQKETPKKKPKLEMKPSNGDSSSLAQSMDSGGTDNFILISQLKEEVMSLKRLLQQRDQTILEKDRKLTELKADFQYQESNMRVKMNQMDKSHKESMEQQQGKNRELMKQVAALSKGKKFDRTGSSLLLP
- the fam76b gene encoding protein FAM76B isoform X2 encodes the protein MATSALYACTKCNQRYPFEELSQGQQLCKECRIAHPIVKCTFCRSEFQQESKTNTICKKCAQNVKQFGTPKPCQYCNIIAAFIGTKCQRCTNSEKKYGPPQTCEQCKQQCAFDRKEEGRRKVDGKLLCWLCTLSYRRVLQKTKEQRKGFGSSNSSSLNEKDHHSRPHHHHHHHQHRHSSSHHKLSGSLSPEQEQGLWKQSHKSSSIQKETPKKKPKLEMKPSNGDSSLAQSMDSGGTDNFILISQLKEEVMSLKRLLQQRDQTILEKDRKLTELKADFQYQESNMRVKMNQMDKSHKESMEQQQGKNRELMKQVAALSKGKKFDRTGSSLLLP